Below is a genomic region from Chloroflexota bacterium.
CTTTTCGCCATAGAGGGCTGAGGCGACTCTATGAGCGCGACGACCCCAGCAGGATATCCGCCGACCAGTTGGACCGAATCACTCTCGCCTTGGCAGATCTGGATTCCGCTGGTAAGCCAGGCGATCTCGATCTCCCGGGATACAGACTGCACCCACTCAGAGGGGACCGAAGAGGACTGTGGAGTATTTCG
It encodes:
- a CDS encoding peptidase, translating into MIRSFRHRGLRRLYERDDPSRISADQLDRITLALADLDSAGKPGDLDLPGYRLHPLRGDRRGLWSISITGNWRMTFRFEDGDVYDVDLVDYH